One genomic window of Streptomyces sp. WP-1 includes the following:
- a CDS encoding alpha/beta fold hydrolase, with amino-acid sequence MSSTESPSAPAASVLPRVAPVRVGEGERLRTVGLPGVTLSVRYRPAAREDLPRALYVHGLGGSSQNWSDLMAELEGVVSGEAVDLPGFGDSPPPDDGDYSVTGHARAVIRYLDASGHGPVHLLGNSLGGAVTTRVAAVRPDLVRTLTLISPALPELRIQRTAVPTGLLGVPGVAALFTRMSKEWTAEQRVRGVMGLCYGDPGRVTPEAFRHAVEELERRLQLPYFWDAMARSARGIVNAYTLGGQHGLWRQAERVLAPTLLVYGGRDQLVGYRMARKAARSFRDSRLLSLPDAGHVAMMEYPGVVARAFRELMAQAGGDGGADADAGDAAVAGDADAGSRDDGSRDDGSRDDGSRDDDSTDTGGRGAADGTEAGS; translated from the coding sequence ATGTCTTCCACCGAGTCGCCCTCCGCGCCGGCCGCCAGCGTCCTCCCTCGGGTGGCGCCCGTCCGGGTCGGCGAAGGGGAGCGGCTGCGGACGGTGGGGCTGCCGGGGGTCACCCTGTCGGTGCGCTACCGGCCGGCCGCGCGTGAGGACCTGCCGCGCGCCCTGTACGTGCACGGGCTCGGCGGCTCCTCGCAGAACTGGTCGGACCTGATGGCCGAGCTGGAAGGCGTCGTGTCCGGCGAGGCGGTCGACCTGCCGGGCTTCGGCGACTCCCCGCCCCCGGACGACGGCGACTACTCCGTCACCGGGCACGCGCGGGCCGTCATCCGCTACCTGGACGCCTCCGGTCACGGGCCCGTCCACCTCCTCGGCAACTCGCTCGGCGGCGCGGTCACCACGCGGGTGGCCGCCGTACGCCCCGACCTGGTGCGCACCCTGACGCTGATCTCGCCCGCGCTCCCGGAGCTGCGGATCCAGCGCACCGCGGTGCCGACCGGACTGCTCGGGGTGCCCGGCGTCGCCGCCCTGTTCACCCGGATGAGCAAGGAGTGGACGGCCGAGCAGCGGGTGCGCGGGGTCATGGGCCTTTGTTACGGCGATCCCGGCCGGGTGACGCCGGAGGCGTTCCGGCATGCCGTGGAGGAGCTGGAGCGGCGGTTGCAGCTGCCGTACTTCTGGGACGCGATGGCCCGCTCCGCGCGCGGCATCGTCAACGCGTACACGCTCGGCGGGCAGCATGGCCTGTGGCGGCAGGCCGAGCGGGTGCTCGCGCCGACCCTGCTCGTCTACGGCGGCCGGGACCAGCTCGTCGGCTACCGCATGGCCCGCAAGGCCGCCCGCTCCTTCCGCGACTCCCGGCTGCTGTCCCTGCCGGACGCCGGGCACGTGGCGATGATGGAGTACCCGGGCGTGGTGGCGCGGGCCTTCCGGGAGCTGATGGCGCAGGCCGGGGGAGACGGCGGCGCGGACGCGGACGCGGGCGACGCGGCGGTTGCGGGCGACGCGGATGCCGGCAGTAGAGACGACGGCAGTAGAGACGACGGCAGTAGAGACGACGGCAGTAGAGACGACGACAGCACGGATACGGGCGGCCGGGGAGCCGCCGACGGTACGGAAGCGGGGAGCTGA
- a CDS encoding TetR/AcrR family transcriptional regulator, which translates to MTAIEQTEAARPRGTRLPRRARRNQLLGAAQEVFVAQGYHAAAMDDIAERAGVSKPVLYQHFPGKLDLYLALLDQHCESLIQSVRGALASTTDNKQRVRATMDAYFAYVEDDGGAFRLVFESDLTNEPAVRERVDKVTTECAEAICEVIAEDTGLSRAESMLLASGLGGLAQVVARSWLHSDRSVPRDNAVQLLASLAWRGIAGFPLHGNEHH; encoded by the coding sequence GTGACAGCCATCGAGCAAACAGAGGCAGCACGCCCGCGCGGCACCCGGCTGCCGCGCCGAGCCCGACGGAACCAGTTGCTGGGCGCCGCCCAGGAGGTCTTCGTCGCACAGGGCTACCACGCCGCGGCGATGGACGACATCGCCGAGCGGGCCGGCGTCAGCAAGCCGGTGCTCTACCAGCACTTCCCGGGCAAGCTCGACCTCTATCTCGCGCTGCTGGACCAGCACTGCGAGTCGCTGATCCAGTCGGTGCGCGGCGCGCTGGCGTCGACGACCGACAACAAGCAGCGCGTGCGGGCGACCATGGACGCCTACTTCGCCTACGTGGAGGACGACGGCGGCGCCTTCCGGCTGGTCTTCGAGTCCGACCTGACGAACGAGCCCGCCGTGCGCGAGCGCGTCGACAAGGTGACCACCGAGTGTGCCGAGGCGATCTGCGAGGTGATCGCGGAGGACACCGGCCTCTCGCGCGCGGAGTCCATGCTGCTCGCCTCCGGTCTCGGCGGGCTCGCCCAGGTGGTGGCCCGTTCCTGGCTGCACAGCGACCGCAGTGTGCCGCGCGACAACGCGGTGCAGCTCCTCGCCTCGCTCGCCTGGCGCGGCATCGCGGGCTTCCCGCTGCACGGCAACGAGCACCACTGA